The following are encoded in a window of Gramella sp. MT6 genomic DNA:
- the thrC gene encoding threonine synthase: protein MKYFSLNNKEHTSNFADAVVRGLAPDKGLYFPEEIVKLPASFFKELDQFDKTEIALKAIQKYVSSEIPDSALMDIIDETLDFEFPVVNVQENIGSLELFHGPTLAFKDVGARFMAGSLGYFIKKGNLGKVTVLVATSGDTGGAVANGFLGVDGIDVVILYPKGKVSDIQEKQLTTLGQNITALEVDGVFDDCQKMVKQAFLDKDITEHRRLTSANSINLARWLPQMFYYFLAYRQLAHKNKKLVISVPSGNFGNICAGMLAREMGLPIDHFVAANNANDTVTNYLDTGNYKSKPSVATISNAMDVGDPSNFIRILRLFDDEYSSLKKVLSAYSFDDEATRKAMKEIYTETGYVMDPHGAVGYLGLKKYLKNKDGYYGTFLETAHPVKFLDTVEAAIGDKVEIPDVIQALMDEQKKSLQISNYEDLKGYLLS, encoded by the coding sequence CGGATAAAGGGCTTTATTTTCCGGAAGAAATTGTAAAACTACCCGCGTCATTTTTTAAAGAGTTGGATCAATTCGATAAAACCGAGATCGCTTTAAAGGCGATTCAAAAATATGTAAGTAGCGAGATTCCAGATTCAGCATTGATGGATATTATAGATGAAACCCTGGATTTTGAATTTCCGGTAGTCAATGTTCAAGAAAATATCGGCAGCCTGGAACTTTTTCATGGACCTACTTTGGCCTTTAAGGATGTAGGAGCGAGGTTTATGGCGGGAAGTTTGGGCTATTTTATCAAAAAAGGAAATCTTGGTAAAGTGACCGTGCTGGTTGCAACTTCTGGAGATACTGGTGGTGCGGTTGCCAATGGATTTTTAGGAGTTGATGGTATAGATGTGGTGATACTTTATCCTAAAGGGAAGGTTAGCGATATTCAGGAGAAACAGCTTACCACTTTGGGACAGAATATAACTGCTTTGGAAGTGGATGGAGTTTTTGACGATTGTCAGAAAATGGTAAAACAAGCTTTTCTGGATAAGGATATCACAGAGCACCGCAGGCTGACTTCAGCGAACTCTATTAATCTCGCCAGGTGGTTACCGCAAATGTTCTATTATTTCCTTGCCTACCGGCAACTGGCACACAAAAATAAGAAACTGGTAATTTCTGTACCCAGTGGAAATTTTGGAAATATTTGTGCAGGAATGCTGGCCCGTGAAATGGGATTGCCTATAGATCATTTTGTTGCGGCCAATAATGCCAATGATACGGTTACAAACTACCTGGATACTGGAAACTATAAGTCTAAACCAAGCGTAGCAACCATTTCTAATGCTATGGATGTTGGAGATCCCAGCAATTTTATTAGGATTCTAAGGTTGTTCGATGATGAATATTCGTCTCTGAAAAAGGTGCTTTCAGCATATAGTTTTGATGATGAAGCCACCAGGAAGGCTATGAAAGAAATATATACCGAAACAGGTTATGTCATGGATCCTCACGGTGCTGTGGGATACCTGGGCCTCAAGAAGTATTTAAAAAACAAAGATGGGTATTACGGTACCTTTTTAGAGACGGCGCATCCGGTTAAATTTCTGGATACTGTTGAAGCAGCAATAGGGGATAAAGTAGAAATACCGGACGTTATTCAGGCTTTAATGGATGAGCAAAAAAAATCCCTTCAGATCAGCAATTACGAGGATCTAAAGGGATATTTATTAAGCTGA